Proteins from a single region of Candidatus Eisenbacteria bacterium:
- the thpR gene encoding RNA 2',3'-cyclic phosphodiesterase, giving the protein MRCFVAVDLADEARAAIAAVQAALRAAGPRADVRWVDPAALHLTLKFLGATDDAQLPQVRDAIATVASSHAPFRIGLAGVGAFPSLARARTLWAGVARGLRELGLLAADVERAVLPLGFPLEARPFGGHVTLGRVRSPRGLGPVRDEATGFGQRGLGDWTVAEVVLYRSHLSSSGSVYEPLARLALGGAPVGEDG; this is encoded by the coding sequence ATGCGATGCTTCGTCGCCGTCGACCTCGCCGACGAGGCGCGCGCGGCGATCGCGGCGGTGCAGGCGGCGCTGCGCGCCGCGGGTCCGAGGGCGGACGTCCGGTGGGTCGATCCCGCGGCGTTGCACCTGACACTCAAGTTCCTCGGCGCGACCGACGACGCGCAGCTCCCGCAGGTGCGGGACGCGATCGCGACCGTGGCCTCGTCGCACGCGCCGTTCCGGATCGGTCTCGCCGGGGTCGGGGCGTTTCCGAGCCTCGCCCGGGCGCGGACCCTGTGGGCCGGCGTCGCGCGCGGCCTGCGCGAGCTCGGCCTCCTCGCCGCCGACGTCGAGCGCGCCGTCCTGCCGCTCGGGTTTCCGCTCGAGGCGCGTCCTTTCGGCGGCCACGTGACGCTCGGCCGGGTGCGCTCGCCCCGCGGCCTCGGGCCGGTGCGCGACGAGGCGACCGGGTTCGGGCAGAGAGGGCTCGGTGACTGGACGGTCGCGGAGGTCGTGCTCTACCGGAGCCACCTCAGCTCGAGCGGGTCGGTCTACGAGCCGCTCGCGAGGCTCGCGCTCGGCGGCGCGCCAGTCGGCGAGGACGGGTAG
- a CDS encoding competence/damage-inducible protein A, translating to MIKRAAVLSTGDELTTGRIADTNAQWIADKLFELGIDLVTVITVGDYPERLEWAWRQALAQADLVISTGGIGPTADDLTTETVAAVLERALVEDTPSADRIRRFFASRGVEMPQNNLKQAMVPEGAVIVPNALGTAPGYRATAGGKHVIVLPGVPREMKPMVEETVLPWLRAQQGGDVYLAHVFQTFGISESGLDELVAGVVDPGEGRVSFRASFPEVSLRVVVRGAPDEAARRLESVASRMRERLGEFCYGEGATTSMEEVVGTALRREGLKLALAESCTGGLVGHRVTSVAGSSAYFLGGVEAYANTAKMALLGVRRETLEVHGAVSEETAGEMAAGARRAFGADLAVSTTGVAGPDGGTREKPVGLVCFGLASKDGVRTATHQLWGTRDWVKLLASQVALDMVRRSALGLPPWDPSLFRRR from the coding sequence GTGATCAAACGTGCCGCCGTCCTGTCCACCGGCGACGAGCTCACGACCGGGCGGATCGCCGATACCAACGCGCAGTGGATTGCCGACAAGCTGTTCGAGCTCGGCATCGACCTCGTCACCGTCATCACCGTCGGCGACTATCCGGAGCGCCTCGAGTGGGCGTGGCGGCAGGCGCTCGCGCAGGCCGACCTCGTGATCTCGACCGGCGGCATCGGCCCTACGGCGGACGACCTCACGACCGAGACCGTCGCCGCGGTGCTCGAACGCGCGCTCGTCGAGGACACGCCGTCGGCCGATCGCATCCGCCGCTTCTTCGCATCGCGCGGCGTCGAGATGCCGCAGAACAACCTGAAGCAGGCCATGGTCCCCGAGGGCGCCGTCATCGTCCCGAACGCGCTCGGCACGGCGCCCGGATACCGCGCCACGGCGGGCGGCAAGCACGTCATCGTGCTGCCCGGCGTGCCCCGCGAGATGAAGCCCATGGTCGAGGAGACGGTGCTCCCCTGGCTGCGCGCGCAGCAGGGCGGTGACGTCTACCTGGCGCACGTCTTCCAGACGTTCGGCATCTCGGAGTCGGGGCTCGACGAGCTGGTCGCTGGCGTCGTCGATCCCGGCGAAGGTCGGGTGTCGTTCCGTGCGAGCTTTCCGGAGGTGTCGCTCCGCGTGGTCGTGCGCGGCGCTCCCGACGAAGCGGCGCGCCGGCTCGAGAGCGTCGCGTCCCGCATGCGCGAGCGCCTCGGTGAGTTCTGCTACGGCGAAGGCGCCACCACGTCGATGGAAGAGGTGGTCGGTACCGCGCTCCGCCGCGAGGGCCTCAAGCTCGCGCTCGCGGAGTCGTGCACGGGCGGGCTCGTCGGCCACCGCGTGACGTCCGTTGCGGGCTCGTCGGCGTACTTCCTGGGCGGCGTCGAGGCGTACGCGAACACGGCCAAGATGGCGCTCCTCGGCGTGCGGCGCGAGACGCTCGAGGTCCACGGTGCGGTCAGCGAGGAGACGGCGGGCGAGATGGCGGCCGGCGCGCGGCGGGCGTTCGGTGCGGACCTCGCCGTGTCGACCACGGGCGTCGCCGGCCCCGATGGCGGCACCAGGGAGAAGCCCGTCGGCCTCGTCTGCTTCGGGCTCGCCTCGAAGGACGGCGTGCGGACGGCGACGCACCAGCTCTGGGGCACGCGCGACTGGGTGAAGCTCCTCGCCTCGCAGGTGGCGCTCGACATGGTGCGACGGTCGGCGCTCGGCCTTCCGCCCTGGGATCCATCGCTCTTCCGCCGCCGCTGA
- a CDS encoding phosphatidylglycerophosphatase A, with product MRTLVIVLATAGGAGYAPVAPGTVGALVALPLVPWIAALRAQSWSLATGLVLVIVVVAIWVAGRAEAIFGQVDHSRIVVDEVAGIAAAALFVPATWVAAGIVFVVFRVFDVVKPFPAGAIDRGVHGGLGVVGDDVVAGVYAGVVTRVLLEVL from the coding sequence GTGCGTACGCTCGTGATCGTGCTCGCGACGGCCGGCGGCGCGGGCTACGCGCCCGTCGCGCCCGGCACGGTGGGCGCGCTCGTTGCGCTGCCGCTGGTGCCGTGGATCGCGGCCCTGCGCGCCCAGTCGTGGAGCCTCGCCACCGGGCTCGTGCTCGTGATCGTCGTCGTGGCGATCTGGGTTGCGGGACGCGCCGAGGCGATCTTCGGCCAGGTCGACCATTCGCGCATCGTGGTCGACGAAGTGGCCGGCATCGCCGCCGCCGCGCTCTTCGTGCCCGCGACCTGGGTCGCGGCCGGGATCGTCTTCGTCGTGTTCCGGGTCTTCGACGTCGTGAAACCGTTTCCCGCCGGCGCGATCGACCGCGGCGTGCACGGCGGGCTCGGCGTCGTGGGCGACGACGTCGTCGCCGGGGTGTACGCGGGCGTCGTCACGCGCGTGCTGCTGGAGGTGCTGTGA
- a CDS encoding 3'(2'),5'-bisphosphate nucleotidase CysQ, which translates to MPSFERERAVAEAAAREAGAIVKRYYEKPIEQVAKSDKGAGREENWLTQADSESDDLLKERLLGAFPDYGWLSEETKDSPERLAKERVWIVDPLDGTREFTLRVPEFCVCVALVENGKPVVGVEYNPATNRMYSAARGAGATLNGSPARVSKQAHVALAHVMASRSEDKRGEWEPFKPYCHVELTGSVAFKLAELSVGNGDATFTLTPKNEWDICAGTILVEEAGGKVTGLEGEPLVFNRRSPLRPGMVASNGLLHDGLMALIEAHGGEVKKK; encoded by the coding sequence ATGCCATCGTTCGAGCGGGAACGAGCGGTCGCCGAGGCGGCGGCGCGTGAAGCGGGCGCCATCGTCAAACGATACTACGAGAAGCCGATCGAGCAGGTCGCGAAGAGCGACAAGGGTGCCGGGCGCGAGGAGAACTGGCTCACGCAGGCCGATTCGGAGTCGGACGACCTGCTGAAAGAGCGCCTCCTCGGTGCCTTTCCCGACTACGGCTGGCTCTCGGAGGAGACGAAGGACTCACCCGAGCGTCTCGCGAAGGAGCGCGTGTGGATCGTCGACCCGCTCGACGGCACGCGCGAGTTCACGCTGCGCGTGCCGGAGTTCTGCGTGTGCGTGGCGCTGGTCGAGAACGGCAAACCGGTGGTCGGCGTCGAGTACAACCCGGCGACCAACCGGATGTACTCGGCCGCCCGCGGCGCCGGCGCGACCCTCAACGGCTCGCCCGCGCGCGTCAGCAAGCAGGCGCACGTCGCGCTCGCACACGTGATGGCGAGCCGTTCCGAGGACAAGCGCGGCGAGTGGGAGCCGTTCAAGCCGTATTGCCACGTGGAGCTGACGGGCAGCGTCGCCTTCAAGCTCGCCGAGCTGTCGGTCGGCAACGGCGACGCCACGTTCACGCTCACGCCGAAGAACGAGTGGGACATCTGCGCCGGCACGATCCTGGTCGAGGAGGCGGGCGGCAAGGTGACCGGGCTCGAGGGCGAGCCCCTCGTCTTCAATCGACGCTCGCCGCTGCGGCCGGGGATGGTCGCCTCGAACGGCCTCCTGCACGATGGTCTCATGGCGCTGATCGAGGCGCACGGCGGCGAGGTCAAGAAGAAGTAG
- a CDS encoding GNAT family N-acetyltransferase: MPSRVIVLEADPDPKDLARLQAEIEAFNCAATGFDDGRRLACFVRDDAGDMLAGLSGYTWGGYCRIEFLWVTERLRRRGIGRDLVATAEREARARGCALIVLDTHDFQAPRFYEKLSFLAVGRAEGCPRGSGQTWYRKTL, encoded by the coding sequence ATGCCGTCGCGCGTGATCGTCCTCGAAGCCGATCCCGATCCGAAGGACCTCGCGCGACTGCAGGCAGAGATCGAAGCCTTCAACTGCGCCGCGACCGGGTTCGACGACGGTCGCCGGCTCGCGTGCTTCGTTCGCGACGACGCGGGCGACATGCTGGCCGGCCTTTCCGGCTACACCTGGGGCGGCTACTGCCGGATCGAATTTCTCTGGGTGACCGAGCGCCTGCGCCGGAGGGGTATCGGGCGCGACCTCGTGGCGACGGCCGAGCGGGAAGCCCGCGCGCGCGGCTGCGCGCTCATCGTGCTCGACACGCACGACTTCCAGGCGCCACGCTTCTACGAGAAGCTCAGCTTCCTCGCCGTCGGACGCGCCGAGGGTTGCCCGCGCGGATCGGGGCAGACGTGGTACCGCAAGACGCTCTGA
- a CDS encoding molybdopterin-dependent oxidoreductase translates to MVQEKTTYCRICEVTCGLIATIEDGRVTKLRPDPDHVVSRGYSCPKGLASHEVTHDPDRILHPMRRTAAGWERISWEQAVGEIGAKLNALRAAHGPHAIALYTGNPSGYAYAHRIYSANWIKAIGSRNSYGAGSQDNLADFLAARFLYGASFRQPIPDVDRTRYLLVVGTNPLVSQGTLVHMVDAKARLRAVGERGGKVVVIDPRRTETARIAAEHHFIRPGTDTFMLLAMVRTILEEGLEDRAFLAANATGVEWLRDRVGPFTLERAAAETGIDADTIRRLAREFAAADGACAFGRAVCGPFGTLQAWALDVLNVVTGNLDRAGGAVFSEGLVDLAATVRQLGLDGYGEHRSRVRDLPGVLGELPAGVLADEITTPGDGQIRALVVTAGNPVVSIANGAALAAAMKQLECTVVIDVYMSETAALADYFLPAATSLEREDFPVFHVNLLTEPYSQWTEAMIPKLGEAKEEWEIFTLLGDAMGLTYLANPAAHWLRRALRLAGKEFSPRWIIDGMIRTGPMGDWYLPWSRGWNVARLAEHPHGVRLGELRTGVLRAKLLTADKRVALRSDDIAREADRLLREPALAPDREFPLRLIGRRDNRSNNSWLRNVPKLMRGDRDRRLRMHPDDAARLGIADGEVARVRSRVGAVEAEVRLSDELMPGVVSLPHGWSDGIETHRHVVAELGRGPNCNDLIDQHAIEPLAGMAWLNGFPVSVEARGA, encoded by the coding sequence ATGGTCCAGGAGAAGACGACCTACTGCCGAATCTGCGAGGTCACCTGTGGGCTCATTGCGACGATCGAGGACGGACGGGTGACGAAGCTCCGTCCGGATCCCGATCACGTCGTCTCGCGTGGCTACTCGTGTCCGAAAGGGCTCGCGTCGCACGAGGTGACGCACGATCCCGACCGTATCCTGCACCCGATGAGGCGGACCGCCGCCGGATGGGAGCGCATCTCGTGGGAGCAGGCGGTCGGCGAGATCGGCGCCAAGCTCAACGCCTTGCGCGCCGCACACGGCCCGCACGCGATCGCTCTCTACACCGGCAATCCGTCGGGCTACGCGTACGCGCATCGCATCTACTCCGCCAACTGGATCAAGGCGATCGGGAGCCGCAACTCCTACGGCGCGGGCTCGCAGGACAACCTGGCCGACTTCCTCGCCGCCCGCTTCCTGTACGGGGCGAGCTTCCGCCAGCCCATCCCCGACGTCGATCGTACGCGCTACCTCCTCGTCGTCGGAACGAACCCGCTCGTCTCGCAAGGCACGCTCGTCCACATGGTCGACGCGAAGGCGCGCCTGCGGGCGGTGGGCGAGCGCGGGGGCAAGGTCGTCGTCATCGATCCGCGCCGCACCGAGACGGCGCGTATCGCCGCCGAGCACCACTTCATCCGGCCGGGGACGGACACGTTCATGCTGCTCGCCATGGTGCGCACGATCCTGGAGGAGGGGCTGGAAGACCGCGCCTTCCTCGCGGCGAACGCGACCGGCGTCGAGTGGCTTCGCGATCGGGTGGGGCCGTTCACGCTCGAGCGCGCGGCCGCCGAGACGGGCATCGACGCCGACACCATCCGCCGCCTGGCGCGCGAGTTCGCGGCGGCCGACGGAGCGTGCGCCTTCGGACGCGCGGTCTGCGGTCCGTTCGGCACGCTGCAGGCCTGGGCGCTCGACGTGCTCAACGTCGTCACGGGCAACCTCGATCGCGCGGGCGGAGCGGTGTTCTCGGAGGGGCTCGTCGACCTGGCCGCCACCGTGCGCCAGCTCGGGCTCGACGGGTACGGCGAGCATCGAAGCCGCGTCCGCGATCTGCCAGGGGTCCTCGGCGAGCTGCCGGCGGGCGTGCTCGCCGACGAGATCACGACGCCGGGCGACGGACAGATCCGCGCGCTCGTCGTCACGGCCGGCAACCCCGTCGTCTCGATCGCGAACGGCGCCGCCCTCGCCGCGGCGATGAAGCAGCTCGAGTGCACGGTCGTCATCGACGTCTACATGAGCGAGACGGCCGCGCTCGCCGACTACTTCCTCCCCGCCGCCACGTCGCTCGAGCGCGAGGACTTTCCGGTCTTCCACGTGAACCTCCTCACCGAGCCGTATTCCCAGTGGACCGAGGCGATGATCCCGAAGCTGGGCGAGGCCAAGGAGGAGTGGGAGATCTTCACCCTGCTCGGCGACGCGATGGGTCTCACCTACCTCGCGAACCCGGCGGCGCATTGGCTGCGCCGGGCGCTCCGGCTCGCGGGCAAGGAGTTCTCGCCGCGCTGGATCATCGACGGGATGATCCGCACCGGGCCGATGGGCGACTGGTACTTGCCCTGGTCGCGTGGCTGGAACGTCGCGCGGCTCGCCGAGCATCCGCACGGCGTGCGCCTCGGGGAGCTGCGGACGGGCGTCCTGCGCGCGAAGCTCCTCACCGCCGACAAGCGCGTCGCGCTGCGCAGCGACGACATCGCGCGCGAAGCCGACCGGCTGCTGCGCGAGCCCGCGCTCGCGCCCGATCGCGAGTTCCCGCTGCGCCTGATCGGCCGGCGCGACAACCGTTCGAACAACAGCTGGCTGCGCAACGTCCCGAAGCTCATGCGCGGGGATCGCGATCGCCGCCTCCGCATGCATCCCGACGACGCCGCGCGACTCGGCATCGCCGACGGCGAGGTCGCGCGCGTGCGCAGCCGGGTCGGCGCGGTCGAGGCCGAGGTGCGCCTCTCCGACGAGCTGATGCCCGGCGTCGTGAGCCTGCCGCACGGCTGGAGCGACGGCATCGAGACCCACCGGCACGTGGTCGCAGAGCTCGGGCGCGGACCCAACTGCAACGACCTGATCGATCAGCACGCGATCGAGCCGCTCGCCGGCATGGCGTGGCTGAACGGCTTCCCGGTGTCGGTCGAGGCGCGCGGCGCCTGA
- a CDS encoding glycerophosphodiester phosphodiesterase, with protein MDGPRPRLFAHRGASGTHPENTLVAFAAGLAAGADRLELDVHATADGHVVVLHDATLERTTNGAGPVRAIRLAELQRLDAGFHLRAADGSHPYRGQGIRVPTLEDLLAAHPDVALNVEVKQGEPPIVDAVLAVLDRHDARERTLLAAEHHEIMESIRAVAPDVVTGASTADVADFIFRLRDGRLADYRPVATALQVPPDHEGMPIVTAESVAAAHRFGLEVHVWTINEGAEMARLLDLGVDGLMTDFPARGAALLRRRGLRPV; from the coding sequence CTGGACGGACCGCGGCCGCGCCTGTTCGCGCATCGCGGCGCCTCCGGCACGCATCCCGAAAACACGCTGGTCGCGTTCGCCGCCGGGCTCGCGGCCGGCGCCGACCGCCTGGAGCTCGACGTGCACGCGACCGCCGACGGCCACGTCGTCGTGCTGCACGACGCAACGCTCGAGCGGACGACGAACGGCGCGGGCCCGGTGCGAGCGATCCGGCTCGCGGAGCTCCAGCGCCTCGACGCGGGCTTCCACCTTCGCGCGGCCGACGGCAGCCACCCGTACCGCGGGCAGGGGATCCGCGTACCGACGCTGGAGGACCTCCTCGCCGCGCATCCGGACGTTGCGCTCAACGTCGAGGTGAAGCAGGGCGAGCCGCCGATCGTCGATGCCGTGCTCGCCGTCCTCGACCGGCACGACGCCCGCGAGCGGACGCTGCTCGCGGCCGAGCACCACGAGATCATGGAGAGCATCCGTGCCGTCGCGCCGGACGTCGTGACGGGCGCGTCGACGGCCGACGTCGCAGACTTCATCTTCCGGCTGCGCGATGGACGGCTCGCCGACTACCGGCCGGTTGCGACGGCGCTGCAGGTGCCGCCCGACCACGAGGGGATGCCCATCGTCACGGCGGAGTCGGTGGCCGCGGCGCACCGGTTCGGACTCGAGGTCCACGTGTGGACCATCAACGAGGGGGCCGAGATGGCGCGCCTGCTCGACCTCGGAGTCGACGGACTCATGACCGACTTCCCGGCGCGCGGCGCGGCGCTGCTGCGACGGCGCGGGCTCCGCCCGGTGTAG
- a CDS encoding M23 family metallopeptidase, with translation MSRGRNLVGKVLALVFMGALLLPSILGAKTTKRCARSGHRKDAKVVRAPSTPATKRSGGTKRVARSKHRLRYARTRTPGVRGSVDEHIHIRKGDTLENILAARGVGITYAREWLSAAVGAFDLSKIRPRHGLTLRFDRETRELESIRYEVDAKSLLVVESSSDGIQARLEDLPYFVEVKGIAGSIERGLREDTVAAGVPARIAADIADIFGWDVDVETGLQPGDEFRVIYENIWQVGMRQPQAGKVLAAELVIGGKRQTALLFENDDGEGAYYRPSGEAVSRTFLRYPVEFTEISSEFSLERFHPVRRRWRPHWGVDFAAPYGTPVRAAANGTVASAGWESGLGRAVRIDHESAVASTYGHLSQIAPAVVPGATIERGQVIGYVGSTGLSTGPHLHYEITREGEHTDPLEFTCDREPSITAPLARQFDRTKKEAVKQLASIPGNMEPTNLSLSTTLFQAAE, from the coding sequence GTGTCGAGAGGCCGAAACCTGGTCGGAAAGGTGCTGGCCCTCGTATTCATGGGGGCGCTGCTGCTTCCGAGTATCCTCGGTGCGAAAACCACCAAGCGCTGCGCCCGCTCGGGGCACAGAAAGGACGCGAAGGTCGTCCGGGCGCCCAGCACGCCGGCGACCAAGCGCAGTGGGGGAACCAAGCGGGTCGCACGCTCGAAACACCGTCTGAGATACGCCCGGACCCGGACCCCGGGGGTTCGGGGGAGCGTCGACGAGCACATCCACATCCGTAAAGGGGACACCCTCGAGAACATCCTGGCCGCCCGGGGTGTCGGCATCACGTACGCCCGGGAGTGGCTGTCGGCCGCCGTCGGTGCGTTCGATCTCTCGAAGATCCGCCCCCGTCACGGTCTCACGCTGCGCTTCGACCGCGAGACCAGGGAGCTGGAGTCGATCCGCTACGAGGTGGACGCCAAGAGCCTCCTGGTGGTCGAGTCGTCGAGCGACGGCATCCAGGCGCGGCTCGAGGACCTGCCGTACTTCGTCGAGGTCAAGGGCATCGCGGGCAGCATCGAGCGCGGATTGCGCGAGGACACGGTCGCCGCCGGCGTGCCGGCCCGCATTGCCGCCGACATCGCCGACATCTTCGGCTGGGACGTCGACGTCGAGACCGGGCTCCAGCCCGGCGACGAGTTCCGGGTGATCTACGAGAACATCTGGCAGGTCGGCATGAGGCAGCCGCAGGCCGGCAAGGTGCTGGCCGCCGAGCTCGTGATCGGCGGCAAGCGGCAGACGGCCCTCCTGTTCGAGAACGACGACGGCGAGGGCGCCTACTACCGTCCGTCCGGCGAGGCCGTCTCGCGCACGTTCCTGCGCTACCCGGTCGAGTTCACCGAGATCAGCTCGGAGTTCTCGCTTGAGCGCTTCCATCCGGTCCGCCGGCGATGGCGGCCCCACTGGGGCGTCGACTTCGCGGCTCCGTACGGTACCCCGGTTCGCGCGGCGGCGAACGGGACCGTCGCTTCGGCCGGCTGGGAGAGCGGGCTCGGACGCGCCGTACGTATCGACCACGAGAGCGCGGTCGCGTCGACGTACGGCCATCTCTCGCAGATCGCCCCGGCGGTCGTTCCGGGGGCGACGATCGAGCGCGGCCAGGTGATCGGCTACGTCGGGTCGACGGGTCTCTCGACCGGCCCGCACCTGCACTACGAGATCACGCGCGAGGGCGAGCACACCGATCCGCTCGAGTTCACGTGCGATCGCGAGCCCTCGATCACCGCGCCGCTGGCCCGGCAGTTCGATCGCACGAAGAAGGAAGCGGTGAAACAGCTCGCGTCGATTCCGGGCAACATGGAGCCGACGAACCTCTCGCTCTCGACCACGCTCTTCCAGGCGGCGGAGTAG
- the ruvX gene encoding Holliday junction resolvase RuvX, which yields MRLAALDVGDARIGVAVCDELGITTRGVGVVRRVGGVRDFEAISRLLAPFAPERLVVGLPLNMDGSEGPQAAKVRRFASKLSQHLGLPADLWDERLTTVEAEDLLRETGVKRRDRRALVDQVAAAGILRSYLAGHRL from the coding sequence ATGCGGCTCGCGGCGCTCGACGTCGGCGACGCGCGCATCGGAGTCGCGGTCTGCGACGAGCTGGGGATCACGACTCGCGGTGTGGGAGTCGTGCGGCGCGTTGGTGGGGTTCGGGACTTCGAGGCGATCTCGCGACTCCTCGCTCCCTTTGCACCCGAGCGGCTCGTCGTCGGGCTGCCGCTCAACATGGACGGCAGCGAGGGCCCGCAGGCGGCGAAGGTGCGGCGCTTTGCGAGCAAGCTCTCGCAGCACCTGGGTCTGCCGGCCGACCTCTGGGACGAACGCCTCACCACCGTGGAGGCCGAGGACCTGCTGCGTGAGACGGGGGTCAAGCGCAGGGATCGCCGGGCGCTCGTCGACCAGGTGGCTGCCGCGGGCATCCTGCGGTCGTACCTGGCGGGGCATCGCCTGTGA
- the mltG gene encoding endolytic transglycosylase MltG, with translation MKRRVVITLMVCGLMAAIGVVAGAVVLLHRSGPPVNAPIVVTIEEGQRFAQVADELAALGVLRFPQLLTLWARATGQDRDVRWGEFLITTPLSPLELLARVTSRPDPLHPVTIPEGLTVREVVGALAGAGFGAEESFYCLLDDPAFLAAEDLPPEGAEGYLFPDTYSFPLATPPDRILRAMLKRFRDVATPALVMKAAKLGLTLHQVVTLASLVEEEAHRADERRLVAAVFVNRLRRGIPLQSDPTVLYGREPGDRALTHADLHRPTPYNTYTIPGLPPTPISNPGRAALEAAVDPAPVDYLYFVARGDGSHQFSATLADHNAAVARYQRHAH, from the coding sequence GTGAAGCGCCGCGTCGTCATCACCCTGATGGTCTGCGGACTTATGGCGGCAATCGGCGTCGTGGCCGGGGCCGTCGTCCTGCTCCATCGCTCGGGTCCGCCGGTAAACGCGCCGATCGTCGTGACGATCGAGGAGGGGCAGCGCTTCGCGCAGGTCGCGGACGAGCTCGCGGCGCTGGGCGTCCTCCGCTTCCCGCAGCTCCTCACCCTGTGGGCACGCGCCACCGGGCAGGACCGCGACGTCCGGTGGGGCGAGTTCCTGATCACCACGCCCCTCTCGCCGCTCGAGCTCCTGGCGCGCGTGACCTCGCGCCCCGACCCGCTCCATCCGGTGACGATCCCGGAGGGCCTGACGGTGCGCGAGGTCGTCGGCGCGCTCGCGGGCGCCGGCTTCGGCGCGGAGGAGAGCTTCTACTGCCTCCTCGACGATCCCGCGTTTCTCGCCGCCGAAGATCTCCCGCCCGAGGGGGCCGAGGGATATCTCTTCCCGGACACCTACAGCTTCCCCCTCGCGACGCCTCCGGATCGCATCCTGCGCGCCATGTTGAAGCGCTTCCGTGACGTTGCGACGCCGGCGCTCGTGATGAAGGCCGCGAAACTCGGGCTCACGCTGCACCAGGTCGTCACGCTGGCCTCGCTGGTCGAGGAAGAGGCGCATCGCGCCGACGAACGCCGGCTCGTCGCGGCCGTGTTCGTGAACCGCCTGCGTCGCGGCATTCCGCTGCAGTCCGATCCGACGGTGCTCTACGGGCGCGAGCCGGGCGATCGCGCGTTGACGCACGCCGATCTGCACCGGCCGACGCCCTACAACACCTACACGATCCCGGGCCTTCCCCCGACGCCGATATCGAATCCAGGCCGCGCGGCGCTGGAAGCGGCGGTCGATCCGGCGCCGGTCGACTATCTCTACTTCGTCGCGCGTGGCGACGGCTCGCACCAGTTCTCCGCGACGCTCGCCGACCACAATGCCGCGGTGGCGCGCTACCAGCGGCACGCCCACTGA
- the lexA gene encoding transcriptional repressor LexA, translated as MLTRRQKQVLDFVQAHIDRHGYAPTLHEIGRHLKLSSVATVHKHLRKLEDKGAVRRLTHQSRALSVVPPPDTAAGARIPLLGTVAAGTPLEPIEVPGSITVPQEFLGRGDTFALRVRGDSMIDDGIHDGDVVVVESRREAPNGSTVVAVVGGEATVKRFYRRRGRVHLVPANERMEPIVVRESEVEIRGVVIALLRRYR; from the coding sequence GTGCTGACCCGCCGCCAGAAGCAGGTTCTCGACTTCGTCCAGGCCCACATCGACCGTCACGGCTACGCGCCGACGCTGCACGAGATCGGCCGTCACCTGAAGCTCTCGTCGGTCGCGACCGTACACAAGCATCTGCGCAAGCTCGAGGACAAGGGCGCGGTGCGGCGGCTCACGCACCAGAGCCGGGCGTTGTCGGTGGTCCCGCCGCCGGACACCGCCGCGGGCGCGCGCATCCCGCTGCTCGGGACGGTTGCCGCGGGCACGCCGCTCGAGCCCATCGAGGTGCCCGGGTCGATCACCGTGCCGCAGGAGTTCCTCGGCCGCGGCGACACCTTCGCGCTCCGCGTGCGGGGCGACTCCATGATCGACGACGGCATCCACGACGGCGACGTGGTGGTCGTCGAGTCGCGACGCGAGGCGCCGAACGGATCGACGGTCGTGGCGGTGGTCGGAGGCGAGGCGACCGTGAAGAGGTTCTACCGGCGGCGGGGACGCGTCCACCTCGTGCCGGCCAACGAGCGCATGGAGCCCATCGTCGTCCGCGAGAGCGAGGTCGAAATCCGCGGCGTCGTCATCGCCCTTCTGCGCCGCTACCGTTGA